The genomic DNA TGATTCTGGCCTGGAAGCTGGGCCCGGCGCTCGCTGCCGGCAACACGGTGGTGGTGAAACCATCGGAACTGGCATCGGCATCGACGCTGGAATTCGCAAGTCTGGCACATGAAGCGGGTCTGCCAACCGGGGTTTTGAACGTGGTTACGGGCTATGGCCATGAAGTGGGCGAGGCGCTGGTGCGCCATCCTCTAACCCGCAAGGTTACCTTTACCGGCTCGGATGCCGGGGGCCGCAAAGTGGCTGCAGCTGCAGCGGAGGGCGTGGTGCCTGCAACGCTGGAGCTGGGCGGAAAATCGCCGCAGGTGGTGTTTTCCGATGCCGAGCGCGCCAATGCGGTGAACGGAGTGCTGTCGGGTATTTTCCTGTCAAACGGGCAGACCTGCGTGGCCGGCTCGCGGCTCATTGTCGAAGCGCCGATTGCCGGCTCTTTCGTGGCGCATCTGCTGGAGCGGGCCCGCGCCCTGCGCTTCGGCGATCCGATGGACCCGGCCACCCAGGTCGGCCCGCTGGCCAATGAGGCGCATCTGCGCAAGGTGACCGCCATCATCGAACAGGCCAAAGCGCAGGGTGCCAGGTGCCTGCTGGATGGTACCCGGACGGCAGCCGGGCGTGTCGGCTTTTACCTTGGTCCTACGATTTTCACTGATGTCACCCCAAAGATGCAGCTCTGGCGTGAAGAAGTGTTCGGCCCGGTGCTGGCGGTCACAAGTTTTGACGACGAGTGTCAGGCCATCGCATTGGCCAATGACAGCGACTACGGGCTGGCCGGCGGGGTCTGGACATCAGATATCGACAAGGGCAGGCGCGTGGCAAACGCAATCAATGCCGGCACTGTCTACATCAACCATTACCGCAGCGTCGATCCCGGCAGCCCCATCGGCGGCATGAAGCGTTCCGGCTATGGCCGTGAGCTGGGCCCGGATGCGGTGAAGGATTTTCTGCAAGACAAATCCGTCTGGACCGGGCGCGCCGCCGTGGCGGACCCGTTTCCGGAGCCCGTTTGAGGCGCAATGATAAGACTGGAGAAGCCGAATGAACACCATGTTTGATATCCCTGAAGGCAATTTTCGCGGCCATGATCGGCAGAGTGTCTGGCAACAGGAACCCGATCCGGAATTGACCGAAGTCGGACCCGGCACGCCTTGCGGCGAATATATGCGCCGCTTCTGGATGCCCGTTGCGATGACTGATCAGATTGGCGATCTGCCCTACCGGATACGGGTGCTGGGCGAGGATCTGGTGCTGTTTCGTGAAAAGAAAGAGGGCAAGCTTGGCCTGACGCATCTGCATTGCGCGCATCGCAATATGAGTCTTGAATTCGGGATCGTCGAGGAAGGCGGCATACGCTGTTCCTATCATGGCTGGAAATATGGCCTCGACGGCACAGTTCTGGAAACGCCGTGCGAGCCTCCGGCATCCCAGGTCAGGAAAAAAGCCTGCCTTGGTGCCTATCCGGTGATCGAATTCAAAGGGATCGCCTTCGCCTATCTTGGCCCGAAGGACACAATGCCGCCATTTCCGGTGATGGATACTTTTGACGAGGCGGGCGATGACATGCTGCCTTCGCTGATCAAATCGCCCTGTAACTGGCTGCAGGTGATGGAGAACGCCTGGGACCCCTTTCATGTGGTGTATCTTCACACGCTGGCAGTGCGCAGCCAGTTCATCGACGCCTTTGCCGAAATGCCGATGATCGAATTCCACGAGGGCAAATTCGGTGATTTCTACACCAATGTGCGCCGCGTCGGAGACATTGTGTGGCTGCGCATTCATGACCACATGATGCCGGGCTTCACCCAGAACGGGGCGCATTTCCCGGTGCCGGACACGCCGCGTTACTTTGGCCGGTGTGGCCTCAGCCGCTGGGTCGTGCCTATTGATGACACCAACACCATGGTGGTGACCTGGCGGCATTTTCGCGAAGGAGACGATCCGCGCGGGCTGACCGATAAATCCAAGGTTGGTTATGGCAAGACCGACTTTTACGGCCAGGACCCGGACCGCTCTTACGAACAGCGTCAGCGCGATCCCGGCGACTATGACGCCTGGGTCAGCCAGGGACCGAAAAATATCCATGCCCGCGAAAACCTCTGCTTTACCGATCGCGGGGTGGCCAAGGTGCGGCGCATGCTACGCCGCAACATCCGCTCACTCGCCGAGGGCAATTCCGTGCCCCATCCGACGGACTTCTATGGCGGTGTATTGCCAACCTATGCCGGCGATACGATGCTGCGCATTGCGGTGCCGGAGGGACGCGACGACGCCGCAATCTTGAAGGAAATTTCGTTCAAGGTCGCCGACATCCTGCGCGCCGGGGACGACAAGACAGGTGCGCACCGCAATCAGTTCATCAAGGACGCCTTGAAACAATATGAGGCAAGCTGG from Pararhizobium sp. IMCC3301 includes the following:
- a CDS encoding aldehyde dehydrogenase family protein, with protein sequence MKQYTHFIAGTFTAETDAQIDSVDPATGRVWCRISRGNAADADRAMRAADSAFRAGEWAELTASGRADVLERLADYLETHWQQLVEAEMRDNGKRITEVRGQFSGLHMWYRHFAAEARKLGPEPQSNRIAGVESETQFLPYGVVVAITPWNSPLMILAWKLGPALAAGNTVVVKPSELASASTLEFASLAHEAGLPTGVLNVVTGYGHEVGEALVRHPLTRKVTFTGSDAGGRKVAAAAAEGVVPATLELGGKSPQVVFSDAERANAVNGVLSGIFLSNGQTCVAGSRLIVEAPIAGSFVAHLLERARALRFGDPMDPATQVGPLANEAHLRKVTAIIEQAKAQGARCLLDGTRTAAGRVGFYLGPTIFTDVTPKMQLWREEVFGPVLAVTSFDDECQAIALANDSDYGLAGGVWTSDIDKGRRVANAINAGTVYINHYRSVDPGSPIGGMKRSGYGRELGPDAVKDFLQDKSVWTGRAAVADPFPEPV
- a CDS encoding aromatic ring-hydroxylating dioxygenase subunit alpha produces the protein MNTMFDIPEGNFRGHDRQSVWQQEPDPELTEVGPGTPCGEYMRRFWMPVAMTDQIGDLPYRIRVLGEDLVLFREKKEGKLGLTHLHCAHRNMSLEFGIVEEGGIRCSYHGWKYGLDGTVLETPCEPPASQVRKKACLGAYPVIEFKGIAFAYLGPKDTMPPFPVMDTFDEAGDDMLPSLIKSPCNWLQVMENAWDPFHVVYLHTLAVRSQFIDAFAEMPMIEFHEGKFGDFYTNVRRVGDIVWLRIHDHMMPGFTQNGAHFPVPDTPRYFGRCGLSRWVVPIDDTNTMVVTWRHFREGDDPRGLTDKSKVGYGKTDFYGQDPDRSYEQRQRDPGDYDAWVSQGPKNIHARENLCFTDRGVAKVRRMLRRNIRSLAEGNSVPHPTDFYGGVLPTYAGDTMLRIAVPEGRDDAAILKEISFKVADILRAGDDKTGAHRNQFIKDALKQYEASWA